The Cataglyphis hispanica isolate Lineage 1 chromosome 5, ULB_Chis1_1.0, whole genome shotgun sequence genome has a segment encoding these proteins:
- the LOC126849983 gene encoding very long-chain-fatty-acid--CoA ligase bubblegum produces MSAIQFHAVNGFIRDDKEMNQSIRYATASETGLDGPDQVLATDVDTTCEANGKVRIKLDKNECNSSIPVSIPGAFTKTANLYPDHIALVSCPGVDGKRTMYTYREYEQTVRTVAKAFLELGLERHHSVCLLGFNSPEWFIADLAAIYAGGLATGIYTTNSPEACQYCAEHSKANIIVVEDRKQLEKILQIKKNLPNLKAIIQYSGIPTEKDVLSWKDLLEIGKKVSDSKLLSVLKTIGANECCTLVYTSGTIGKPKAVMLSHDNLLYDARLLFIKLQIQEKSETLVSYLPLSHIAAQICDIIGNVLAATTVYFADKNALRGSLVETLLVAQPTAMLAVPRVWEKIYEKMQEKARSNGAIKTWIAKWAKAQGLYYYTNKMNGVDYKNWSYVFAKWLVFDKIKAALGLQKCRIFVTAAAPLNIDIKKYFLSLDIPIIEAYGMSECSGGHTVGNHKEYRTYGVGIPLPGVYTKLDNIDENGEGEVCMGGRHVFMGYLNAPEKTEEAKDKNGWLHSGDLGKIDSNGILSITGRIKELIITSGGENVAPLNIENAILSELPALSNAMLIGDKRKYLTVLVTLKSNMDSETGEPLDTLNPDVLKWAKSIGSDAKTVTDVISSRDPLIYEEIDKAIKRANAYAISNAQKVQKFEILPHDFSIPTGELGPTLKLRRNIVINMYADLIEKMYQ; encoded by the exons atgtCAGCCATACAATTCCATGCAGTAAATGGATTTATACGAGACGATAAG gAAATGAATCAATCGATCAGATATGCAACGGCTAGTGAGACTGGACTTGATG GGCCTGATCAGGTATTGGCTACGGACGTGGATACTACATGTGAAGCTAATGGTAAAgttcgaataaaattagaCAAGAACGAATGCAATTCAAGCATACCTGTATCAATTCCTGGAGCTTTCACTAAAACAGCAAATCTCTATCCTGATCATATTGCATTGGTTTCTTGTCCTGGTGTCGATGGCAAGAGGACTATGTATACTTACCG AGAATACGAACAGACTGTAAGAACTGTCGCTAAAGCGTTTTTGGAACTTGGTTTGGAGCGACATCATAGTGTATGTTTATTAGGATTTAATAGTCCGGAATGGTTTATCGCCGATCTCGCAGCTATATATGCCGG CGGACTTGCTACAGGAATTTATACCACAAATTCTCCGGAGGCATGCCAATATTGCGCTGAACATAGTAAGGCAAATATAATAGTCGTTGAAGACAGGAAACAATTGGAGAAAatcttacaaataaaaaagaatctgcCTAACTTGAAAGCGATCATTCAATACAGCGGCATACCTACCGAAAAAGATGTTTTAAGC tGGAAGGATTTATTGGAGATAGGTAAAAAAGTATCGGACAGTAAATTACTGTCTGTGTTAAAGACGATTGGAGCAAATGAGTGTTGTACTTTAGTTTACACG TCAGGAACGATTGGAAAGCCAAAAGCTGTGATGTTGAGTCATGATAATCTCTTGTATGATGCACGATTGTTGTTTATCAAACTACAGATACAGGAAAAGTCGGAGACTTTAGTTAGTTATTTGCCATTATCTCATATTGCAGCACAG ATATGTGACATTATAGGAAATGTACTTGCAGCAACTACGGTATACTTTGCGGATAAAAACGCGCTTAGAGGTTCGTTAGTAGAAACGTTGCTTGTGGCGCAACCAACTGCTATGTTAGCGGTGCCGAGAGTATGGGAAAAGATATACGAGAAAATGCAAGAAAAGGCGCGCAGTAACGGTGCAATAAAGACCTGGATTGCTAAATGGGCAAAAGCGCAAGGGCTTTATTACTACACGAATAAGATGAATGGCGTGGATTATAAAAACTGGAGCTatgtttttgcaaaatggcttgtttttgacaaaataaagGCAGCATTGGGTCTACAAAAATGCCGAATATTTGTTACCGCAGCAGCAcctttaaatatagatattaaaaaatattttctgagtTTAGACATACCCATAATAGAGGCATACGGAATGTCTGAATGTAGTGGCGGTCATACCGTAGGAAATCATAAAGAATATAG aacATACGGCGTTGGAATTCCTTTACCTGGAGTATATACAAAATTGGACAATATAGATGAAAATGGTGAAGGGGAAGTCTGCATGGGCGGACGACACGTATTTATGGGTTATTTAAATGCACCAGAGAAAACTGAAGAagctaaagataaaaatggcTGGTTACATAGTGGTGATCTTGGCAAAATAGATTCAAACGGAATTCTATCCATTAccg GTAGAATAAAAGAACTTATAATCACAAGCGGAGGAGAAAATGTAGCGCCATTAAATATAGAGAATGCAATACTGTCAGAATTACCAGCGTTAAGTAATGCTATGTTAATtggagataaaagaaaatatttgactgTTCTTGTCACACtcaag AGCAATATGGATAGTGAAACTGGTGAACCTTTAGATACATTGAATCCCGACGTATTAAAATGGGCAAAGTCTATTGGTAGTGATGCTAAGACAGTGACAGATGTCATAAGTTCTCGTGATCCGCTT aTATATGAGGAAATCGACAAAGCAATCAAAAGAGCAAACGCGTATGCTATAAGTAATGCtcaaaaagtacaaaaattcGAGATTCTTCCGCATGACTTTTCAATTCCAACTGGTGAATTAGGGCCCACATTAAAGCTTAGAagaaatatagttataaatatgtatgctgatttaatagagaaaatgtatcaataa